The Triticum urartu cultivar G1812 unplaced genomic scaffold, Tu2.1 TuUngrouped_contig_180, whole genome shotgun sequence genome includes a window with the following:
- the LOC125526767 gene encoding disease resistance RPP13-like protein 4 translates to MAGVLNALASYVTKMLADMARDEVAMLTGVSDKIDDLSIKLRDLNNFLAEMRILDALASYVTSILAKMAKEEKPTKTKRPLRLPPLIDRKTDSLIERSGVVGEKIEEDTRALVEVLTREVVGDKSGRLIVVAIVGVGGIRKITLGKKVFNDEAIKGKFTKKIWLSVTQDFTDVELLSTTITAIGADLPRGGGAQAKALLIDALKNAIKDKKFFLVLDDLWDVDAWNKHLMTPFSYRGPGSRVLITTRHDTVARSMKAFHPYHHVDKLAPQDTWSLLKKQVLTSEENEPEVDMLEDIGFQIVAKCDGLPLAIKVKGGLSCKKEKTRRD, encoded by the exons ATGGCGGGGGTTCTGAATGCTTTGGCATCTTATGTGACCAAGATGCTCGCCGACATGGCCAGAGACGAAGTGGCCATGCTGACCGGGGTCTCCGATAAGATCGACGACCTGAGCATCAAGCTCAGGGACCTGAACAACTTCCTTGCGGAAATGC GGATTCTGGATGCTTTGGCATCCTACGTGACCAGCATTCTTGCCAAGATGGCCAAAGAGGAG AAGCCTACCAAGACCAAAAGACCACTCCGTCTCCCGCCACTGATCGACCGCAAAACAGATTCACTGATAGAGCGATCCGGTGTGGTTGGAGAGAAGATCGAGGAGGACACAAGGGCACTTGTGGAGGTGCTTACAAGGGAGGTGGTAGGTGACAAGAGTGGTCGCCTCATCGTGGTCGCCATTGTTGGTGTCGGAGGGATTCGTAAGATTACCCTCGGCAAGAAGGTCTTCAATGATGAGGCCATCAAAGGCAAGTTTACTAAGAAGATATGGCTTAGCGTCACACAAGATTTCACCGATGTTGAGTTGTTAAGTACGACCATCACTGCCATTGGGGCAGATCTGCCTAGAGGGGGTGGGGCTCAAGCCAAGGCCCTACTCATCGATGCTCTCAAGAACGCCATCAAGGACAAGAAGTTCTTTCTTGTACTAGATGACCTGTGGGATGTCGATGCATGGAACAAACATCTAATGACTCCCTTTAGCTATCGTGGCCCCGGTAGTAGAGTCCTCATCACCACCAGACATGACACTGTAGCCAGAAGCATGAAAGCCTTTCATCCGTACCATCATGTTGACAAATTAGCTCCACAAGATACTTGGTCATTGCTCAAGAAGCAG GTACTCACATCAGAGGAAAATGAACCAGAAGTTGATATGCTAGAAGATATTGGGTTTCAGATTGTAGCAAAATGCGATGGTTTACCACTTGCTATAAAAGTTAAGGGTGGACTCTCATGCAAGAAGGAGAAAACACGACGTGATTGA